A stretch of DNA from Synechococcus sp. PROS-9-1:
CTGGCTGGCGACGTTGGGGTTCTCGTCGGTGTTGAGCTTGAAGACTTTGATCTTGCCTTCGAATTCCTTGGAGATCTCGTCAACAATCGGAGCCACCATGCGACAGGGGCCACACCAGGGAGCCCAGAAGTCAACTAAGACAGGAACGTCACTTTGAAGGACATCCTTTTCAAAGGATGCGTCGGTTACAGCGGTAGCGCTGGACATTCCATTTGTCGTCGT
This window harbors:
- the trxA gene encoding thioredoxin, coding for MSSATAVTDASFEKDVLQSDVPVLVDFWAPWCGPCRMVAPIVDEISKEFEGKIKVFKLNTDENPNVASQYGIRSIPTLMVFKGGQKVDTVVGAVPKATLSGTISKHL